In the Pseudomonas orientalis genome, one interval contains:
- a CDS encoding DUF4174 domain-containing protein: MLIRSLTLATLMAFTGPLLAADDNPLKLELGKTRPLVVVELDAGNPTLATLKKQLQEPATKQSFEERSMVLYTVKFGSIGAEGEKFAKDPKDSKKLTPPETNALIRALKLGVGSGTKVILVGKDGDKKLEKNVPPDTLDLKEFFSTIDQMPMAEKEAAAAPEPAPVEPAPAKGAKPAKPGSKPAPQQLDD, from the coding sequence CGGGGCCGCTGTTGGCTGCCGATGATAATCCGCTCAAGCTGGAGCTGGGCAAAACCCGCCCGCTGGTCGTGGTGGAACTCGATGCCGGTAACCCGACCTTGGCCACGCTCAAGAAACAACTGCAAGAGCCTGCCACCAAGCAGTCCTTCGAAGAGCGCAGCATGGTGCTCTACACCGTAAAGTTCGGCAGCATCGGCGCCGAGGGCGAGAAGTTCGCCAAGGACCCCAAGGACAGCAAAAAGCTCACCCCGCCTGAAACCAATGCGCTGATCCGCGCGCTCAAACTCGGAGTCGGCAGCGGCACCAAGGTGATCCTGGTGGGCAAGGACGGTGACAAGAAACTCGAGAAGAACGTGCCGCCGGATACGCTCGATCTGAAAGAGTTCTTCAGCACCATCGACCAGATGCCGATGGCTGAAAAAGAAGCGGCTGCCGCACCGGAACCTGCACCGGTCGAACCCGCTCCTGCGAAGGGCGCAAAACCGGCCAAGCCGGGTAGCAAGCCCGCGCCGCAACAACTCGACGACTGA
- a CDS encoding acyltransferase family protein, translated as MKHRWVQMDIAKGVGILIIVYGHSWFAANSPELQYAILASFVLPLFFFLSGVFFKPEQPFVEMAVRKADGLLKPFFFTMLAYVIVRDVLRGQPLLPDIGGVLYASVDTIPWQALWFLPHFWVAILLSWLMLRLIQRLKLPLLAACLLVGAQLLLGIWMLPWFWQLPVSVSEQTWTLPGLPFSLDVTLISSTYFICGYLLRDWLRRHEGSLLTLLISVALFAAVFLYSHDTMDLAQRRYDHWLWTSLLAVIGVYLCWALARVLMVSTLLTRVMTYIGQSTLILLIFHGEIQHKTFDLMARLGLHPLMAACVGFVVAVVVPLLIGEVIKRVAFLRFFYFPFPLRKAAKP; from the coding sequence ATGAAACATCGTTGGGTTCAAATGGATATCGCCAAAGGCGTCGGTATCCTGATTATCGTCTATGGCCACAGTTGGTTTGCCGCCAACTCGCCGGAGTTGCAGTACGCGATCCTGGCGTCGTTCGTGCTGCCGTTGTTCTTCTTTTTGTCCGGGGTATTTTTCAAGCCCGAGCAGCCGTTCGTGGAAATGGCGGTGCGCAAGGCCGATGGCCTGCTAAAGCCGTTCTTTTTCACCATGCTGGCGTATGTGATCGTACGCGATGTGCTGCGCGGGCAACCGTTGCTGCCGGATATCGGCGGCGTGCTGTATGCATCCGTGGACACCATCCCATGGCAGGCGTTGTGGTTTTTGCCGCACTTCTGGGTGGCCATCCTGCTCAGTTGGTTGATGCTGCGCCTGATCCAGCGCCTCAAACTGCCATTGCTGGCGGCTTGTCTGCTGGTCGGCGCGCAACTGTTGCTCGGCATCTGGATGCTGCCGTGGTTCTGGCAATTGCCGGTCAGCGTCAGCGAGCAGACCTGGACCCTGCCCGGCCTGCCCTTCAGCCTCGACGTGACGCTGATCAGCAGCACCTACTTCATCTGCGGCTACCTGCTGCGCGATTGGCTGCGCCGGCATGAAGGCTCGCTGCTAACGCTACTGATTTCGGTGGCGCTGTTCGCAGCGGTGTTCCTCTATAGCCACGACACCATGGACCTGGCGCAGCGTCGTTACGACCATTGGTTGTGGACCAGCCTGCTGGCGGTGATCGGCGTGTACCTGTGCTGGGCGCTGGCGCGGGTGTTAATGGTGTCGACCCTGCTGACCCGGGTGATGACCTATATCGGCCAATCCACCTTGATCCTGTTGATCTTCCACGGCGAGATCCAGCACAAGACTTTCGACCTCATGGCGCGCCTGGGCCTGCATCCGCTCATGGCGGCGTGTGTGGGCTTTGTGGTGGCGGTGGTGGTGCCATTGCTGATCGGCGAAGTGATCAAGCGGGTGGCATTTCTGCGGTTTTTCTACTTCCCGTTTCCGCTGCGTAAAGCGGCTAAACCTTGA
- a CDS encoding lipid II flippase MurJ — protein MLGSAAWLTVATLLGLCLGFAREWLLVAAWGAGERSDAFLIALFLPEALRMSLAGGVLSAAALPLYLQRKDGERLDWLAVLFPALMLIALITSLLLMLLAPWLVQALGPGLAAGATALAASNLQIVAWCVPGLMLHALFSVPLQASERFVLAGLGSLLFNLPPVTYLAVAGTASQPHSLALACLVGSALMPLALLPSLWRQGWRPWRMQLSLAPLRELGQRIGPLLLSNGASQGLALIERLVASLLGEGAVTWVNLARKLMNLPLIALMSLNQVLLGMMSRRQGDERLALLKRGLETASVLTLPAGVGLVAAAPSLVALLLPNQAAGSPLPPLLAWFAVPLVFGAWNALLARYAYAAGDTRQPLRCELLGSLVNVLLLGVLPFVFGLAGIPLAALAGVVCTALLLMQRQALLNALPWVRQWLLSAVLVGLAALVLFGIDDVWLQLGLSTLAGAVVLLGMGLWLKPWRKA, from the coding sequence ATGCTCGGCTCCGCCGCCTGGCTGACCGTGGCGACCCTGCTGGGCCTGTGCCTGGGATTTGCGCGCGAGTGGTTGCTGGTGGCGGCCTGGGGCGCGGGCGAGCGCAGTGATGCGTTTCTGATCGCGCTGTTCCTGCCCGAGGCGCTGCGCATGTCGCTGGCCGGTGGCGTATTGAGTGCCGCCGCATTGCCGTTGTATCTACAGCGCAAAGACGGCGAACGCCTGGACTGGCTGGCGGTGCTGTTCCCAGCGTTGATGCTGATCGCACTGATCACCAGCCTGTTGCTGATGCTGTTGGCGCCCTGGCTGGTGCAGGCGCTCGGCCCTGGACTGGCGGCCGGCGCCACGGCGCTGGCCGCGAGCAATCTGCAGATTGTGGCGTGGTGTGTACCGGGCTTGATGCTGCATGCGCTGTTCAGTGTTCCATTGCAGGCCAGCGAGCGCTTCGTGCTGGCGGGGTTGGGTTCGCTGCTGTTCAACCTGCCGCCGGTGACGTACCTCGCAGTGGCAGGCACCGCCAGCCAGCCGCACAGCCTGGCGCTGGCGTGCCTGGTCGGCAGCGCATTGATGCCACTGGCGCTGCTGCCGTCGCTTTGGCGCCAGGGCTGGCGACCCTGGCGCATGCAACTGTCGCTCGCCCCCTTGCGCGAACTGGGCCAGCGCATCGGCCCGCTGTTGCTGAGTAATGGTGCCAGTCAGGGCCTGGCGTTGATCGAGCGCCTGGTGGCGTCGCTGTTGGGGGAAGGCGCGGTGACCTGGGTCAACCTGGCACGCAAGCTGATGAACCTGCCGCTGATTGCGCTGATGAGCCTCAATCAAGTCCTGCTTGGGATGATGAGCCGACGCCAGGGCGATGAACGCCTGGCCCTGCTCAAGCGCGGCCTGGAAACCGCCAGCGTGCTGACCCTGCCGGCAGGCGTCGGCCTGGTGGCGGCGGCACCGAGCCTGGTGGCGCTGCTGCTGCCCAACCAGGCGGCGGGCTCGCCGCTGCCGCCGTTGCTGGCATGGTTTGCCGTGCCCCTGGTGTTCGGTGCATGGAACGCCCTGCTCGCGCGTTACGCCTACGCCGCCGGCGATACCCGTCAGCCGCTGCGCTGCGAACTGCTCGGCAGCCTGGTCAACGTGCTGCTGCTGGGCGTGCTGCCGTTTGTGTTTGGTTTGGCTGGTATTCCGCTGGCGGCGCTGGCGGGCGTGGTCTGTACCGCGCTGCTGCTGATGCAACGCCAGGCGTTGCTCAACGCCCTGCCCTGGGTGCGCCAATGGCTGCTCAGCGCCGTGCTGGTAGGGCTGGCGGCCCTGGTGTTATTTGGAATCGACGACGTGTGGCTGCAACTGGGTTTGAGCACCCTGGCGGGCGCCGTGGTGTTGCTGGGGATGGGGCTGTGGCTGAAGCCGTGGCGCAAGGCGTGA
- a CDS encoding O-antigen ligase family protein → MRLPLASLVAILFGVLFGVAALALSPAKAFLAVIGLAAAVTILRFPFWGLLLFALVATFMPYSTLNLGIRSTVCEAILALTWGAVLWHSFLSRLPDAPRLASRPTDQMLLWLMLFSVFPFIVGQVSIHAETSGVANWLRWLLNLSGVFLTAKLLVDYKRRESLVIALLLGTLAMLVMSIAVFVRTRSGAGIAPILALLNYGNFDMLKFGLEAMSSRMGSPWMHPNAIGGIMALLLPLAFCYGMTEQGWKRALGLGVACLGAAALLLASSRGAMVSLALVLIWLATRRVPYTGRLLMIGAALTVALVMAYPPLQERLATIFSSSNASTEVRFDEYSMFGQAVAAYPFGIGFKVDPPVPGTQLLGISNLWLNFIYKTGVVGMLLFIAVTVRWWREARPEKGPIRLTKDNALWLGSMAGILSALVSGLFDHYFSFAVVMVALFWLMVGINVLEARRLFPARLPQVKTVAFSKPVLDGARS, encoded by the coding sequence ATGAGACTCCCTCTGGCAAGCCTCGTCGCGATCCTATTCGGCGTACTGTTTGGTGTGGCCGCCCTGGCGCTGTCGCCAGCCAAGGCGTTTCTCGCCGTGATAGGCCTGGCGGCGGCCGTGACCATCCTGCGCTTTCCCTTCTGGGGCTTATTGCTGTTCGCCCTGGTCGCGACCTTCATGCCCTACTCCACGCTCAACCTGGGCATCCGCAGTACGGTGTGCGAAGCCATTCTTGCGCTGACCTGGGGTGCAGTGCTGTGGCACAGTTTTCTGTCACGCCTGCCGGACGCGCCGCGCCTGGCAAGCCGCCCCACCGACCAGATGCTGTTGTGGCTGATGCTGTTCAGCGTGTTCCCGTTTATCGTCGGCCAAGTCAGCATCCACGCCGAAACCAGCGGCGTGGCCAACTGGCTGCGCTGGTTGTTGAACTTGTCCGGAGTGTTTCTTACGGCCAAGTTGCTGGTGGACTACAAGCGCCGCGAAAGCCTGGTGATTGCCTTGCTGCTGGGCACCCTGGCGATGCTGGTAATGTCGATCGCGGTGTTCGTGCGCACGCGTTCCGGGGCAGGGATTGCGCCGATCCTGGCACTGCTCAATTACGGCAACTTCGACATGCTGAAATTCGGCCTGGAAGCCATGTCCTCGCGCATGGGCTCGCCGTGGATGCACCCGAATGCCATCGGCGGAATCATGGCGCTGCTGCTGCCCCTGGCCTTCTGCTACGGCATGACCGAACAGGGTTGGAAACGCGCGCTGGGCCTGGGCGTGGCGTGCCTGGGGGCGGCGGCGTTGCTGTTGGCCAGCAGCCGGGGGGCGATGGTCAGCCTGGCGCTGGTGCTGATATGGCTGGCCACTCGGCGCGTGCCGTACACCGGACGTTTACTGATGATCGGCGCTGCGCTGACTGTGGCGCTGGTCATGGCTTATCCGCCGTTGCAGGAACGCCTGGCGACGATTTTCTCGTCGAGCAACGCCAGCACCGAGGTGCGGTTCGACGAATACAGCATGTTTGGGCAGGCCGTGGCGGCTTACCCGTTCGGCATCGGTTTCAAGGTTGACCCGCCGGTGCCGGGCACGCAGTTGCTGGGGATCTCCAACTTGTGGCTGAACTTCATCTACAAGACCGGCGTGGTCGGCATGCTGTTGTTCATCGCGGTCACCGTGCGCTGGTGGCGTGAGGCCCGGCCGGAAAAAGGCCCGATCCGGCTGACCAAGGACAACGCATTGTGGCTGGGCAGCATGGCCGGGATTCTGTCGGCGCTGGTCAGCGGTCTGTTTGACCACTATTTCAGTTTTGCCGTAGTGATGGTGGCGCTGTTCTGGCTGATGGTGGGGATTAACGTGCTGGAGGCGCGCCGCCTGTTTCCGGCGCGCCTGCCCCAGGTCAAGACGGTGGCGTTCAGCAAGCCAGTGCTTGACGGCGCGCGGTCCTGA